The following proteins come from a genomic window of Carassius gibelio isolate Cgi1373 ecotype wild population from Czech Republic chromosome B8, carGib1.2-hapl.c, whole genome shotgun sequence:
- the LOC127963982 gene encoding uncharacterized protein LOC127963982 isoform X11 has protein sequence MPASFMGKLQNGERPSCSERRQLVRIVASEILEVSKCPAKKHVSEIARQMVIAYPKSFRDEINSQVVGSGYDSLLKQLVCRIDNLKRAKAISIPLCGTLEVSTKKRKLLYGCINSDPQLLVGETSELQQEKKEKLVVMFQNNESDVKTIYDLMTSTYTPQRNSIQSGKETKDLLDEWPYLFQPAGMKAHFKELTGIDINNSFEESASKDTSVPSDICSEQLPATPCIVVCGENPLTASVYMVAVDQMIVNDHLLSFTEALYLMFSLYYILNISYPVELGATLEFLQRCIFRINPHKGTKVEKREKKRAYSVNPRVLSLTSKIAAFDWGE, from the exons ATGCCAGCAAGTTTTATGGGAAAGTTGCAAAATGGCGAAAGGCCAAGTTGCTCTGAGAGAAGACAGTTGGTCCGCATTGTTGCTTCTGAGATCCTGGAAGTCAGCAAATGTCCAGCAAAAAAACATGTATCAGAAATAGCCCGACAAATGGTGATTGCATACCCAAAGTCTTTCAGAGATGAGATTAATTCCCAGGTTGTAGGAAGTGGATATGATTCTCTCCTCAAACAACTGGTGTGTAGAATTGACAATTTGAAAAGAGCAAAAGCTATTAGTATACCACTTTGTGGTACTCTAGAAGTATCAACAAAGAAACGAAAATTGTTATATGGTTGTATAAATTCTGATCCACAACTGCTAGTTGGAGAAACATCCGAATTGCAgcaggaaaagaaagagaagttggtagtaatgtttcaaaataatgaAAGTGATGTAAAGACAATCTATGACTTAATGACTTCTACATACACCCCTCAAAGAAACAGCATCCAATCTGGAAAGGAAACCAAAGATTTACTTGATGAGTGGCCATATCTTTTTCAGCCAGCAGGAATGAAAGCACACTTTAAAGAGCTCACTGGCATTGACATAAACAACAGCTTTGAAGAATCTGCTTCCA AAGACACCTCTGTTCCAAGTGATATATGCTCAGAACAGCTTCCAGCAACACCATGTATAGTAGTGTGTG GAGAGAACCCACTGACAGCCAGTGTGTACATGGTAGCAGTAGACCAGATGATTGTAAATGACCATCTCTTGAGTTTTACAGAAGCCCTGTATCTGATGTTCTCTCTTTACTATATATTGAACATCAGTTACCCTGTAGAACTGGGAGCCACACTAGAATTCTTGCAAAG gTGCATCTTTAGGATAAATCCTCATAAAGGTACCAAggtggaaaagagagagaaaaagagagcgtACTCTGTCAACCCCAGAGTATTGAGTCTGACATCAAAAATTGCTGCATTTGATTGGGGAGAGTAA
- the LOC127963982 gene encoding uncharacterized protein LOC127963982 isoform X8, producing the protein MPASFMGKLQNGERPSCSERRQLVRIVASEILEVSKCPAKKHVSEIARQMVIAYPKSFRDEINSQVVGSGYDSLLKQLVCRIDNLKRAKAISIPLCGTLEVSTKKRKLLYGCINSDPQLLVGETSELQQEKKEKLVVMFQNNESDVKTIYDLMTSTYTPQRNSIQSGKETKDLLDEWPYLFQPAGMKAHFKELTGIDINNSFEESASSKFRRILDYFQFQCTERASRAGRILTKYRAGGDHVCGAVMLLLTHFKNDQDHFLVMVEDTSVPSDICSEQLPATPCIVVCGENPLTASVYMVAVDQMIVNDHLLSFTEALYLMFSLYYILNISYPVELGATLEFLQRCIFRINPHKGTKVEKREKKRAYSVNPRVLSLTSKIAAFDWGE; encoded by the exons ATGCCAGCAAGTTTTATGGGAAAGTTGCAAAATGGCGAAAGGCCAAGTTGCTCTGAGAGAAGACAGTTGGTCCGCATTGTTGCTTCTGAGATCCTGGAAGTCAGCAAATGTCCAGCAAAAAAACATGTATCAGAAATAGCCCGACAAATGGTGATTGCATACCCAAAGTCTTTCAGAGATGAGATTAATTCCCAGGTTGTAGGAAGTGGATATGATTCTCTCCTCAAACAACTGGTGTGTAGAATTGACAATTTGAAAAGAGCAAAAGCTATTAGTATACCACTTTGTGGTACTCTAGAAGTATCAACAAAGAAACGAAAATTGTTATATGGTTGTATAAATTCTGATCCACAACTGCTAGTTGGAGAAACATCCGAATTGCAgcaggaaaagaaagagaagttggtagtaatgtttcaaaataatgaAAGTGATGTAAAGACAATCTATGACTTAATGACTTCTACATACACCCCTCAAAGAAACAGCATCCAATCTGGAAAGGAAACCAAAGATTTACTTGATGAGTGGCCATATCTTTTTCAGCCAGCAGGAATGAAAGCACACTTTAAAGAGCTCACTGGCATTGACATAAACAACAGCTTTGAAGAATCTGCTTCCAGTAAGTTCAGAAGAATATTGGACTACTTTCAATTTCAGTGCACAGAAAGAGCAAGCAGAGCAGGGAGAATCCTCACAAAGTATAGAGCTGGAGGGGATCATGTTTGTGGGGCCGTGATGTTGCTGCTAACCCATTTCAAAAATGACCAAGACCACTTTCTTGTGATGGTAGAAGACACCTCTGTTCCAAGTGATATATGCTCAGAACAGCTTCCAGCAACACCATGTATAGTAGTGTGTG GAGAGAACCCACTGACAGCCAGTGTGTACATGGTAGCAGTAGACCAGATGATTGTAAATGACCATCTCTTGAGTTTTACAGAAGCCCTGTATCTGATGTTCTCTCTTTACTATATATTGAACATCAGTTACCCTGTAGAACTGGGAGCCACACTAGAATTCTTGCAAAG gTGCATCTTTAGGATAAATCCTCATAAAGGTACCAAggtggaaaagagagagaaaaagagagcgtACTCTGTCAACCCCAGAGTATTGAGTCTGACATCAAAAATTGCTGCATTTGATTGGGGAGAGTAA